The sequence below is a genomic window from Euwallacea similis isolate ESF13 chromosome 1, ESF131.1, whole genome shotgun sequence.
TTCAAtgaaacataaacaaattccattattttaaagacACATACAAGCGTTACTGCACGTTGTAGTCAATGGGTCATGTGAGTGGCTAAAAAGTAGGATATGCTAATGCTTAAGTATTTTCCTCACATGGAATAATTATCTACTACTACTACTTAAGTGCAGCGAATGCTTCGTTAATGTAGCAGATATATCACTTACAAGTAACTGAAGAAAATGCTTCATTTCTCTTATTCCTCCTATTTTACTGAATTCGTAAGACTTTGTTAATTCTGGGTAAATATTGAATCTTCCTGAGGCCTTCAGAACTCGcaaattattctgaaaatttaattcacaaaattgGGCAAATCCTCTTCTTGTTGCATTCCGTTTGTCCTCAATTAACTCACCTGAGCTAATGCATTTTCCTGCCGACCCTGGAAAATTTAAGGCTCAATAATTAAAGGTCAAAGAGTGAGCTGTAATGTTAATGAGCAAGTAACCTTGGAAAAATAGGGacaaatatattaattaaaggTAAAGTACATAAAGCCATTGCAGTGCTTTCAGTGCTATTAAAAAGACTCTTAATAAAACGAATTAATAAGATATAATGTCGCTTTCGTTGGTTCAGCATCTTAGTCAATACTTGTAACTCAGAGTTATGCGGTGAATTAAAactggaataattaacattgagctttcaaaagaaaataattttactctATTTCTTTTGGCTTCCCACATATTATGCATTAAAGCTTATAGATGAAATTAGCACATAAATGAAGGCGAAATAAATGAatcattttatgtaatttaatgTCGGAAGCCTTTTTTCATTATATCCCATATTACTCTCTTTTATATTGTTGCACTACGATGAGCGCTTTAGTTGGTATAATATCCTGTActtgcaaaaaaatcattccaTGCATGAGGAAATCATTTTCTTGCTTAACGTCATGAATTCACTTCCTCATCTTGTATTCAGCGTGTTGTCACACGTTGAATGCGGCACAGATAGTGAAGGTGTTCAAtacaaatcaaaaaatattttttagttaaatttttgtgattatttactgtgtattaatttatactattattttatttatttatttttatttttattaataaatgtatcTTTTAAATGTTGATACTTTTGCAGTCGTTGTCGCTATCGAGTGCTCGATTGAACAGCCCAAAGTCTCCATCTGCCTTATCAGTCTCTTCACCAGCCAATGCAATCTCACCAGCTCACATAAAGAAATATTCGTCTAGTCAATTGGATTCTTGGGATACTGACAGTATCACCAGTATTGGTAAGTTCCCACATTATAAACAACATATTCACAGGGAAATTcgcttttttttcaaaatctataAGTTTCCATAATCATGTCAATTCTTATATGATAGAGgaggaatttttggaaatcttGTACCATGCTGATCATGCAGAAACTAGAAGGGAAGAGGAAAAACGAGAAATTTGAAGTCATTTCCATGTTCAAACAAACTAAATTTACCATCTTTCAGAATGCGTTACATCTTCAAGTGTTTTTTCGATACTTATGTTAAAGCACTTCTCCCTTTATTCCAGCAACAAGCATTTTTCATCGATCTTTATACACAGTAATAGACTATTTTACAGCACGCAATAATTAAAGGCGGCCCATGTGATATATCCACCACTGTGTGTTGgccaacaatttttttatttgaaggaTGATGACTTTATGATTAATCGGGTTCCTTCACAAATCTACCACGATCGCACTTTCTctgtaaaaattataaaatctaATCCTTATTAAACTGTTAATTATGTTGCAGCAAGCAGCGTGGCGTCCTGTGATCATGCAAGTGTTGCTAGAAACGGAACTACTTTCTCTGGGAGAAGTATGAAGTGAGTATGCAAGTGAACGGGTAAATTTACTTGATAACGACTAATTTGGTGCAGATATGTGTTTCATTGCAATCAACATGCGGGGTCTACAGGAGAAGATTACTTAACTCCAACGCAAAGAGCACACAGGTACGATGGTTAAAGTAATGTCCAATTGAAACGGCAAGGACTGTTCATTTTCAGGCAAGTTAAGAAACTCAAACATCTGCTCCAACAAGCCAAGAAAGAATTGGAACAGAAGGATAGTGATATACTGAAATTAACCAAAGAAGTTGTAGAATTAAGACTGTACAAAGCTGCTCTCAGTTCACCTGAAGACAAGTCCAATAGTAGTGATGCGGTCACTGTCAGGGTATGTTGAAACCACCTGCAATTTGCTGGTAGAAAATACCTGAAAAAAACGGAAACAAAGCTataaagatttattagttCTTTAGATATCCTTAGGTTGCCCTTGATTTTTGTTGtctaaaaaagattttttttaagctcaGTTTTTCTATACTTATGGGTAagcttttcttttttggaattatgcccgtttttgttttatttgttttcaaattacacAGCATGTctaagaagttaaaaaagttaaaatataattcgtCGCCAATTTGTCAACTTCAGATGTGTTATTCTTCCAGTAGCTTGTAGGATGGATCCATATCTACATACATATcttctgtaataaaaaaaacattaaattttatctaatttcATAGCATCCAAGTTGATTctaacaattttgatttaatttaatttaaaaaggaaaaaagccacataaaaattgatagaattaattttagaCACAGTGTAGGACGTCGGATTTCTGCCTTTTACCttcttttgaagaaaaaagaaaatgtcgGCATAATCGAATTTCCTCTAATTTGAAGACcttgaataaaaatacacaCATTACTTACCTACGAACTTCCAAGAAgggatatttcaattttggccTCGTCAAGGGGATTATTTGGGCCAAACATCCGACATCGGTCTTCTTTAATTGGCCTCTAAATAATTGAGTTTCTTGTATCGATTCTACTTTCCAGTTTACAAGTATATGTGTGTAGGTTTTAACTGGCGAACATATCATGTTGTTTCGTTTATTTGTTCATCGATTtccaacaaattttattacacatCAGGCGAATCAAAACGTATTATGAATAGAATAGATGTATATACTCTTGTTTTGTCTATTCTAAATTTGATAATGGTTCTTCCTTTTCTATCAAGTACCTATAAGCCGTTTTTATCAAGTTCCATTCTTCCACTAATACACATCCTTAACTACCGTAcaatcattcaaaatttttaactttttaatcaaGAATGTACCACTTATGAACCGAAACGGAACGGATTTTGGACGTTGAATTAAACTTTCTCACTCATATATTATTATGCAAATGGGCAAATTCCTAGTTCTCTGCGGCATTTCCAGGAGAATACTAGCGAAGACGTAACCCCAGAAGCGTCAGATACAATCGATGCCTCCCATCTCTTGCCAAATGAATTGAGCAGTTCCTTTGCGGATTCCGGCCACTACGAAGATGGCACAAATTCTTCCATCCATTCGAATGATGAATATACCAGGTCCCCATTTAAACATAAGTTCGTAGAAACGTGTGAAAAGGGCTGCACTGCCCATATGGGCGTGCTAGACCGCTCGTCAGAGCAAAGCAAGCTCATAATGGAGTACGAAAAGCGCATACAAGAGCTGGTAAGGACGCACGAAGAAGACACATATCATCTGAAGCAAAAGCACAATGATAAAGTCGAGGAACTCTTGCAGAGGATTACAGAAATCAACGCCAGGTGAGAACAATTTGGTCACCttaatgtttatataaaaaaatatgtatatgattTTAGGTATTGGGAGTTGGTCCCTGAATTGGATGCGGCAAAGGAGAAATTCAAGGAGTTGGAGCTGCAGCTGGAGGAGGCGAGTAGAAAGCTGCAGGAGCAGGAAGATAAAGCTAAACAAACATATTTGCAAATGTACTCGCAAGGCCAAGCTGCCGCCAGGATGGAACATGAAAATTCAGTAACTTAAActaaatggaataaaaattccagCTTAAATGTGACATTTTGCTATCTTTAAAGGTAATGGAAATGGCACGGCTACATCCCACCAGAGTTTCAGTTCCAGAACTGTTAACTGAGCTTCAGGTTACCAAAAAGGAGCTTGAGAATATAAAAGTATGTTTCGATCCTTTTCAAAACCCctaaaatattcgaaaatatcCACTATAATATACCTGTTCTATTATGCAAAACCAAACACCAAGTTCATCAGGCTTTTTGGTTCTCGTTCCACTGTAAATGTGTGTGTTATTGAATTCTAGGATGTAGAATACGCATCGACTTCTAACCAACCATTGCTCAGTGCTAAAGAGGCACTATCGCTTTGGGTACTCGGTGCACGAAAGGTAAAATGTCACAGGAATTCGTAACTTTTGTGCACCCTGTAGATTATGTTACACCATAACACTAATAACGAATTTATCGCTTTATTTTGCGAATGCTAGAAAGAACTGCTTTTATGTTAATTGTAGAGATATGTAAGGGGATATTGGTCAGTTTGGTTTGAATTGAGTTTAACTTTGTTGAGAATCAGTCGAGTTTTTCCTTTAAGATAATgtgaaaaagataaattttctttaaaaaaaagacgCTGTAAACCCGATATACGTACGTCAATCAATCGATGATCTTCGATGAAACACCTCCTATATTCAAGGAATCAAATCAGCTTTATTAGAAATGCTACTGCTCATGCTCCTTCCGCTGTTTAGAATGTTTAGATCGGCTTCATCtcgcaaataaaaatacaactttcaCCTTAATGTTGCATGCAGAAGTAGGAGGTTTCTGAATTTCTTCAAGTGTAAAAATCAAATCGAAAAGTATTATTTGTGTCTCCAAATGTAcaaaattcattcaaatttaCACTTGAACAATGTGTTTGTATAGttcgtttaataaattagtacATTACTGTTATTGCAATATGCTAATACAATAGAAGGGGCTTTTTGCACCCTATATTTTCTCACCATTTTGTACAGAATTCTGCATGTTGCCATTCTTGTATAAAAACAGTCTTATCGATGTATGCCTATTATTAAACAATTCGTTTCAATTTTCAGGCTATGTATCGCCAGCTAATGGAAGCCAAGAACCGGAATAAGATAGATCCAGAGATTACACTGCAGTTCCTTAAATCCGCATTCTACTACTTTCTAACGGATAAGGAAAATACTCATGGACACTTAAAGGCCATCCAGAGCATCCTTGGATTTTCTCCTAACGAGATTTCTAATATCGATAAAGCTAGATTGacttaaatttgacaaagtgATTTTGTACTAGAAGTTCTTATTCCACCATCCACACTTACTAAACAGATTATTCtatatatttgttaaatggAAATAAGCTAAAGGCTGTTAAAAGAGTTATATTAGGGTTATCTAGTAGTTTTCAAAGATTTATTATCCTTGTCGTGCCTAAAtgacaaaaagttataaaatactagaatattattgatttttatattaatttaagagGAAGAAGATGTATTTTCTTACATTCTAAATGGCTTCATTGAAGGTATGATATTACGTCctttttgcaaattattttagcGTTTGTATGTTGTGCTCGTGTTTAGATAGGAAATTTGCCCAATTGGCCTCAATGTTAATAAccactttatgaaatttctatTTCAGCAAATAATggattttgctttttaaaattagatgttTTCAGACTACACAAAATAAAAGTGTTCTAAGGCGAAGATCTAGGTACACACACACCTAAAAGAAGTCTCGTTTTTCTTCCACTTCatctatatattttaatttgtttttaaagagGTTTAGGCAGGTAGTTTACAGATCCTAAACTATGTATAATATCTTTTTGTGTCAAGGTGGAAGCCGAAGATATTTCTTGCATGAGTAAAGTTAATCCGGGATCAAAATGAAAGTTTGCTGATCTGAAATGGATCCCTTTCGGAtcggaaaaatgttttgaattttaccCAGAGAGTTCCGGGTATTCAGTATTTGAATAGTGATGAGTCATACTTGCGGAAAGTTTTCGGAAATACTTTATTTGCATTGTCATATGAAATGGAGAAAGATATGGAGGACacataaacttgaaattttcgCTATTGCTTCAGTGGTAGGAAAACGTTCGAAATATGCACTTATAGaactatacattttttacgtaatacgcatatactttttttaatcaattactttatttttcggTTAcagcatttaaataaaatttgcattaataaCGATTGCAAACTGTAGGTGTGCCTAAGTATTTACATACGTGCTTTATGAGCAGGCACACAGTACTTAAATGTTTTGATACATGTagcattaatattaattattttgataggACACTTTGTATCACTTTATTCAAGTTTTTATCACCATTAGTCATTATCCAAACgtattaatttacttttaaagcAACGATACAATTTTACGATGTATAATTGATAAAAAAGGACTGAGTCGAACTTTGGTAAGGGATTtgatatgtatttttaaagagattttgaagtttttatatttataagcTAATGTCGCACTACTAGTTTTTTACTTAACTTAGCGATTTAATTTTACTGGTCGGActgtgcaattttttaattactacaCATATACCTGTACTTAATTCACTACTAGGAAGTGTAGAATTATAATTATAGTAGCAAATGGagttattgttgaattaaaCGCGTTAAAATGTTGTTGTTAAGGGTTAgtttaatttccttaaaatacGAACTTCCAAAATTCCTACTAATTAGACCCACATATATTTCGGAAATACTTATGAATTAGAACGAATAAATAACTTGACAAATTGGCGAATGATATATATCCTGCGtggaaagttttaaaatactcTGTACATCCCAGATCGTTATGGAGATTACTATCACGCTCTGGAAGTCTCCATCCTAATTTTCCATAGGAATCGCAAAAGAATTAACTGCGTTGCCATAccttatatacatatgttttcCATTAACCTGCCGATGATTATCAGCTGCTTCTACATTTTTACGatgaataaaaatgtgaatgaCCTACGGTCGATTAAAACACTACTAACCAAGTTTACGATGGCTATCTAcgatttaaatcaatttttgcaacagtaatggaattaaaatattaaaataattattgttttgatgATTCAAAGGAAATGCGGCACCTTTGGCATATGCAAATTAAGCACTAATTTATGCAAACTCATTTTTAGTGGCTACCTACATCCTAATCGTCGATATTAAACTTTACAAAGGATTTCTCAATTGCTAATGACTGGATATACATATCCTAtttcaaaagtaatttaatagTTCCTTTTATACCGAAATATCGCTCAACTATCTTTTTCAAATGGTCGTACATGGAGGTTTTGTAAATAGGAAGACTTACCaagtttataggaacttttttaagCCCAAACTACCcttagaaaaattgaaactaattATGACTCAACGTGGTGTATAAATAACTGGTTGCACAAAAAACTTTCATGGTAAACACTTCAAAGATTATGTTTGCGACACAGACCTGTtagaaatattgttatttgttaattaatgtaaGTGTATTAACAACAATTGCAAAACGTTATGATACAATGCTGTTCACTTTGAGGGTACCTTttcttaaattgttttttgttttattttttctgctgGATTTCTTTACTGCCATATTTCGGccatatacatataaggattttctacaaaatgcgggataaa
It includes:
- the LOC136419180 gene encoding protein quick-to-court-like isoform X1 — its product is MSGKMFPSEPDIIEDKSLSSSSKAAESRIPVPSSPTPFRRQVGLRLKGEAGVAPSRRSLSRDSHRRDDGSMMPSQDFNQAGIGSAGKGLSAGNRRQSAKNLSVQRCYSFMERGEKGIGNDGGKSTSHRPNSVRISGKRGVESCLLDNGTTNSAGRIRSLSLSLSSARLNSPKSPSALSVSSPANAISPAHIKKYSSSQLDSWDTDSITSIASSVASCDHASVARNGTTFSGRSMKYVFHCNQHAGSTGEDYLTPTQRAHRQVKKLKHLLQQAKKELEQKDSDILKLTKEVVELRLYKAALSSPEDKSNSSDAVTVRENTSEDVTPEASDTIDASHLLPNELSSSFADSGHYEDGTNSSIHSNDEYTRSPFKHKFVETCEKGCTAHMGVLDRSSEQSKLIMEYEKRIQELVRTHEEDTYHLKQKHNDKVEELLQRITEINARYWELVPELDAAKEKFKELELQLEEASRKLQEQEDKAKQTYLQMYSQGQAAARMEHENSVMEMARLHPTRVSVPELLTELQVTKKELENIKDVEYASTSNQPLLSAKEALSLWVLGARKAMYRQLMEAKNRNKIDPEITLQFLKSAFYYFLTDKENTHGHLKAIQSILGFSPNEISNIDKARLT
- the LOC136419180 gene encoding protein quick-to-court-like isoform X2 → MSGKMFPSEPDIIEDKSLSSSSKAAESRIPVPSSPTPFRRQVGLRLKGEAGVAPSRRSLSRDSHRRDDGSMMPSQDFNQAGIGSAGKGLSAGNRRQSAKNLSVQRCYSFMERGEKGIGNDGGKSTSHRPNSVRISGKRGVESCLLDNGTTNSAGRIRSLSLSLSSARLNSPKSPSALSVSSPANAISPAHIKKYSSSQLDSWDTDSITSIASSVASCDHASVARNGTTFSGRSMKYVFHCNQHAGSTGEDYLTPTQRAHRQVKKLKHLLQQAKKELEQKDSDILKLTKEVVELRLYKAALSSPEDKSNSSDAVTVRENTSEDVTPEASDTIDASHLLPNELSSSFADSGHYEDGTNSSIHSNDEYTRSPFKHKFVETCEKGCTAHMGVLDRSSEQSKLIMEYEKRIQELVRTHEEDTYHLKQKHNDKVEELLQRITEINARYWELVPELDAAKEKFKELELQLEEASRKLQEQEDKAKQTYLQMYSQGQAAARMEHENSVMEMARLHPTRVSVPELLTELQVTKKELENIKAMYRQLMEAKNRNKIDPEITLQFLKSAFYYFLTDKENTHGHLKAIQSILGFSPNEISNIDKARLT